The proteins below come from a single Piscinibacter gummiphilus genomic window:
- a CDS encoding YraN family protein, which produces MVTVEKSRKGVGDDAEARALQHLLRQGLRLVERNYRVAAGPRARGGEVDLIMLDRDGTLVFVEVRARSSRSHGGAAASVTHGKQRRVIYAAQHYLQRRATPPPCRFDVVALDGDTLEWLRGAFFAE; this is translated from the coding sequence ATGGTCACGGTGGAGAAGAGCAGGAAGGGCGTGGGGGACGACGCCGAAGCGCGTGCGCTGCAACACCTGTTGCGGCAAGGGCTGCGGCTGGTTGAGCGCAATTATCGAGTGGCCGCCGGCCCACGGGCGCGCGGCGGCGAGGTGGACCTCATCATGCTCGATCGCGACGGCACGCTGGTGTTCGTGGAAGTGCGCGCCCGGAGCAGCCGAAGCCACGGCGGCGCCGCCGCCAGCGTGACCCACGGCAAGCAGCGTCGTGTCATCTACGCCGCGCAGCACTACCTGCAACGGCGCGCCACACCGCCGCCCTGCCGCTTCGACGTGGTGGCCCTCGACGGCGACACCCTCGAATGGTTGCGCGGCGCGTTCTTCGCCGAGTGA